The Nerophis lumbriciformis linkage group LG34, RoL_Nlum_v2.1, whole genome shotgun sequence genome includes a window with the following:
- the LOC133576418 gene encoding mitochondrial basic amino acids transporter-like isoform X3 — MFGLYKGIGSPMMGLTFINAIVFGVQGNVMRLLGQDTPANQFMAGAAAGAIQCIICCPMELAKTRMQMQGTGEMKSSKKTYKNSLDCLARIYKREGLWGINRGMVTTFIRETPAFGFYFLAYDVLTRYLGCEPEDRYMIPKLLFAGGMAGIASWLSTYPVDVIKSRLQADGVGGVNRYSSIADCVRQSVRTEGYMVFTRGLTSTLLRAFPVNAATFATVTLVLMYARGPQSAPEDCEPPQTQRSSL, encoded by the coding sequence ATGTTTGGTTTATACAAAGGCATCGGCTCACCAATGATGGGCCTCACCTTCATCAACGCCATCGTCTTCGGCGTCCAGGGGAATGTCATGCGTCTATTGGGCCAGGACACGCCCGCCAACCAATTTATGGCGGGTGCAGCTGCAGGCGCCATCCAGTGCATCATCTGCTGCCCCATGGAGCTGGCTAAGACGCGCATGCAGATGCAAGGCACGGGCGAGATGAAGTCGTCCAAGAAGACTTACAAGAACTCTCTGGACTGCTTGGCTCGCATCTACAAGCGCGAGGGCTTGTGGGGCATCAACAGGGGCATGGTGACCACGTTCATCCGCGAGACGCCCGCCTTTGGCTTCTACTTCCTGGCGTACGACGTGTTGACGCGCTACCTGGGATGTGAACCCGAGGACCGCTACATGATCCCGAAGTTGCTGTTTGCCGGTGGCATGGCGGGCATCGCTTCATGGCTCTCCACCTATCCGGTGGACGTTATCAAGTCGCGTCTCCAGGCGGACGGCGTGGGCGGTGTCAACCGGTACAGTAGCATCGCCGACTGCGTGCGACAGAGCGTGCGCACGGAGGGCTACATGGTGTTTACGCGGGGGCTTACCTCCACGCTGCTGCGAGCCTTTCCCGTCAATGCCGCCACTTTCGCCACTGTCACACTCGTCCTCATGTACGCGCGCGGCCCTCAGTCGGCGCCCGAGGACTGCGAGCCGCCTCAGACCCAGCGCTCCAGTCTGTAA